The following are from one region of the Paenibacillus bovis genome:
- a CDS encoding sensor histidine kinase gives MTSLFILVFFALVMLAEGIFFERFYQNSKVNGLNQAVHEFQKQYNEVSNDSTARSRLLVQLMNDHHASAVLLDRQLRQVALDPFFITLKTSSGPVTLRFPANGTTLSQIPDHLEQGKSLTADGIFMDQQNRVMQVTELEPQTSTPVDGETRIKGTVTELAIPRQLAFDPFYQYTLVDKAISYMQEQSYPYIQRLEAGENVELNWQDDWSGGRYVLMIGPLAHDKGTGRYIAVMTSMQPVNEAVVIVQRYFVFLAPVIVLLVLLLSLVYSRMISRPLIRLSQTATRMARLDFRGPAALDSRNEFGQLSRSLDTLAHNLDHTLNQLQASNNALQTEVNAREHSEQLRKELVGNISHELKTPLGIVKGFAEGLQDEVAADKKERYLQLIINETDRMNALIIDMLELSRYEVQAIKLQPQVIRLDRLLAKLIPAFTTQMESKQLHVQINGKQDVLLWADARRLEQVWINLLSNAIRHARANTTIYIRTHQISTSDLRIAIENKGNPIPAPDLDRLWDKFYRNDRAEERQSRSTGLGLAIVKHILELHNSQYGVRNTEDGVEFYYTLPLIQQEETENNEENDPYTDLA, from the coding sequence GTGACGTCACTATTTATTCTTGTTTTTTTTGCTCTCGTCATGCTGGCCGAAGGCATATTTTTTGAACGATTTTACCAGAATTCCAAAGTGAATGGATTGAACCAGGCGGTTCATGAATTCCAGAAGCAGTACAATGAGGTGAGCAATGACTCCACTGCACGGTCAAGGCTGCTCGTACAGCTGATGAATGATCATCATGCCAGTGCCGTCCTACTCGATCGGCAGCTGCGGCAGGTAGCACTCGATCCCTTTTTTATTACTCTGAAGACTTCGTCAGGACCTGTGACATTGCGGTTTCCGGCAAATGGAACAACGCTCTCGCAGATCCCCGATCACCTGGAGCAGGGCAAATCGCTTACAGCAGACGGAATCTTCATGGACCAGCAGAATCGGGTAATGCAGGTAACCGAGTTGGAACCGCAGACGAGTACTCCGGTAGATGGAGAAACCCGGATCAAAGGTACCGTTACAGAACTGGCTATCCCACGGCAGCTGGCTTTTGATCCTTTTTACCAGTATACGCTGGTCGATAAAGCGATCAGTTATATGCAAGAGCAGTCGTATCCGTATATACAGCGTCTGGAAGCGGGCGAAAATGTAGAGCTGAACTGGCAGGATGATTGGAGTGGCGGTCGGTATGTATTGATGATTGGGCCGCTGGCTCACGATAAGGGCACAGGGCGCTATATCGCCGTGATGACTTCGATGCAGCCTGTCAATGAAGCTGTGGTCATTGTACAGCGCTACTTTGTTTTTCTCGCTCCTGTTATTGTGCTGCTGGTGCTGCTTCTGTCGCTGGTCTACTCCAGAATGATTTCTCGTCCGCTGATCCGGCTCAGTCAGACAGCCACCCGGATGGCAAGGCTTGATTTCAGAGGACCGGCCGCACTTGATTCCAGAAATGAATTTGGACAGCTGTCCCGCAGTCTGGATACACTGGCCCATAATCTGGATCATACGCTGAACCAGCTTCAGGCTTCCAATAACGCCCTGCAGACGGAAGTAAATGCCCGTGAGCACTCCGAGCAGCTGCGCAAAGAATTGGTAGGTAACATTTCCCATGAACTCAAAACACCATTGGGTATTGTCAAAGGATTTGCAGAGGGATTGCAGGATGAAGTGGCTGCCGACAAGAAAGAGCGGTACTTACAGCTGATTATCAATGAAACGGACCGGATGAACGCATTGATTATAGATATGCTGGAATTGTCCCGCTATGAGGTCCAGGCGATCAAGTTGCAGCCACAGGTTATCCGGCTAGACCGGCTGCTGGCCAAGCTGATCCCTGCATTTACCACGCAGATGGAGAGCAAGCAGCTTCATGTGCAGATCAATGGGAAGCAGGATGTTCTCCTATGGGCAGACGCCCGCAGGCTGGAGCAGGTATGGATCAATCTACTGAGTAATGCGATACGTCATGCCAGAGCCAATACCACTATTTATATCCGCACACATCAGATCTCGACGAGTGACCTGCGTATAGCTATCGAAAATAAAGGCAATCCTATTCCTGCTCCGGATCTGGACAGGCTATGGGACAAATTTTATCGTAATGATCGTGCAGAAGAGCGGCAATCGCGCAGTACGGGACTGGGACTTGCGATCGTGAAGCACATTCTGGAGCTTCATAACAGCCAATATGGTGTGCGCAATACCGAAGATGGAGTGGAGTTTTATTACACCTTAC
- a CDS encoding response regulator transcription factor: MKRTILLVEDDMLIREFMTDYFNREQWIVIEAEDGRQAMELFELHAIDLVVLDIMIPYIDGWSVCRRLRQQSDVPIIIITARTEDDDQIMGFELGADEYVTKPFSPKVLVARANALLKRTEGTMGREDDMVRYGQIQINRRSHMVTVQQEPVTLSPKEYELLLYLTKNNGSVLPRDAILNAVWGFDYFGDPRAVDTHIKKLRAKLGEEGRYIRTIIRTGYKFELEQ; this comes from the coding sequence ATGAAACGAACAATACTGCTGGTAGAAGACGATATGCTAATACGTGAATTCATGACGGATTACTTTAACAGGGAGCAGTGGATTGTGATCGAAGCTGAAGACGGACGACAGGCAATGGAGCTGTTCGAGCTGCATGCTATTGATCTGGTCGTACTGGACATTATGATTCCATATATTGATGGATGGTCGGTATGCAGGCGGCTGCGGCAGCAGTCGGATGTACCGATTATCATTATTACAGCACGTACAGAGGATGATGATCAGATTATGGGCTTTGAGCTGGGAGCAGATGAGTATGTGACCAAGCCGTTCAGCCCCAAGGTGCTGGTAGCGCGGGCGAATGCACTATTGAAGCGCACCGAGGGGACGATGGGACGCGAAGATGATATGGTACGGTATGGCCAGATTCAGATTAACCGTCGCTCCCACATGGTGACTGTACAGCAGGAGCCGGTGACATTATCACCCAAAGAGTATGAACTTCTGCTATACCTGACCAAGAATAACGGCAGCGTACTGCCGCGCGATGCCATTTTGAACGCCGTATGGGGATTCGATTATTTTGGTGATCCGAGAGCTGTCGATACGCATATCAAAAAGCTGCGCGCCAAGCTGGGTGAAGAAGGCCGTTATATTCGTACCATTATTCGTACCGGTTACAAGTTTGAGTTGGAACAATGA
- a CDS encoding ArsR/SmtB family transcription factor, translated as MLKTDGQLQYLPVYEALASEVRWKIMEFLVSSEKSVKEIAAMLQLSPSIVTMHVRKLEAAGIISSRRVRREGGTHKLCFLVQDSIQIMLPSSSRLNGITEHHIPVGHYTGCEVYPTCGIGTLEKELGVWDDPGYFHDPERVQAAILWFAKGYVEYKLRNPLKREQIVEQIEISMEIASEAPGLRDTWLSDITFTFNGTRLGTWTSPADFGRAARGKYTPEWWHRNLNQYGLLKTIRMDRSGTYMDEERMSDVTIADLNLQESYWTLRFAVEEDAAHVGGLTLYGAGFGNHDQDIVVRTYYV; from the coding sequence ATGTTAAAAACGGATGGCCAATTGCAATATCTACCTGTATATGAAGCACTAGCAAGCGAGGTCAGATGGAAGATCATGGAGTTCCTCGTGAGCAGTGAGAAAAGTGTCAAGGAAATCGCCGCCATGCTGCAGCTCAGTCCATCTATAGTAACTATGCATGTACGCAAATTGGAGGCGGCAGGAATAATAAGCAGTCGCAGGGTGCGAAGAGAGGGAGGGACCCATAAACTGTGCTTTCTTGTACAGGACAGTATTCAGATTATGCTGCCTTCCTCTTCACGCTTGAATGGCATCACAGAGCATCATATTCCGGTAGGTCATTATACCGGTTGTGAAGTGTATCCAACCTGCGGAATCGGTACGTTGGAAAAAGAACTGGGGGTATGGGATGATCCGGGTTATTTTCACGACCCTGAACGTGTACAGGCTGCTATTCTTTGGTTCGCCAAAGGGTATGTGGAATACAAGCTGCGCAATCCACTGAAGCGGGAACAGATTGTGGAACAGATCGAGATCTCGATGGAAATCGCTTCGGAAGCGCCAGGACTGAGAGACACCTGGCTGTCGGATATCACTTTTACATTCAATGGCACTCGGCTCGGTACATGGACCAGCCCGGCGGATTTCGGCAGAGCCGCACGCGGCAAATATACTCCGGAGTGGTGGCATCGGAATCTGAATCAGTACGGCTTGCTCAAGACGATTCGCATGGATAGATCGGGAACGTATATGGATGAAGAACGGATGTCGGATGTAACGATCGCTGATCTGAATTTGCAGGAATCTTATTGGACGTTGCGCTTTGCCGTGGAAGAGGATGCAGCTCACGTAGGAGGGTTAACTCTGTATGGCGCGGGATTTGGTAACCATGATCAAGATATTGTGGTTCGTACTTATTATGTATAA
- a CDS encoding glycoside hydrolase family 43 protein yields the protein MRYNNPVIKGFYPDPSVCKVDDTYYLVCSSFQYFPGIPLFESKDLINWKQIGHCLTRPTQIQLEQISSSGGVFAPTIRYDQGRFYVTTTNDTTRQNFYIWTDNIYGEWSEPVFVDQGGIDPDLYFEEDRVYFMSNGEDDEGIPGIVQCQIDIASGRKLTPSRTIWQGSGGRYLESPHMYKINGRYYLLAAEGGTEYGHMETYARSHSVNGPFEAYPLNPVLTNRNLGGYELQGVGHADLIEDRQGNWWLLHLAFRQIGRWQTYHHLGREVFLTPVTFDEEGWFTAGHEGTTLMTFESDRLPDSLIQAEQKLYTFDNTDWNIDWCYLRHPSFANYTLEPNRLLLRGNETTLNEAGSPTFIGIRQKDFDAEISCDLQVHAGQAGITLYMDEQHHYDLSVDRDDSGCKVIQQLTIGSIRSIPNEAAFALDNNQSVTLIIRAERERYRFFACIEDQEIPLGSAQTKYLSSEVAGGFTGVVIGLYASGIGSTATFSNFQIQYI from the coding sequence GTGCGTTACAACAATCCGGTTATCAAAGGATTTTACCCTGATCCAAGTGTATGCAAGGTGGACGATACTTATTATCTCGTCTGCAGTTCGTTTCAGTACTTTCCGGGCATTCCCTTATTTGAAAGTAAGGATTTGATTAATTGGAAGCAAATCGGACACTGCCTGACCCGTCCTACTCAGATTCAGCTGGAACAGATAAGCAGCTCGGGTGGTGTGTTTGCGCCTACAATCCGCTACGATCAGGGGCGCTTTTATGTAACAACAACCAATGACACAACCAGACAGAATTTTTATATATGGACCGATAATATTTATGGCGAATGGTCGGAGCCGGTATTTGTAGATCAGGGCGGAATCGATCCCGACCTTTATTTCGAAGAAGATCGTGTGTATTTCATGAGTAATGGCGAAGATGATGAGGGTATTCCTGGCATTGTGCAGTGCCAGATTGATATTGCATCCGGGCGCAAGTTGACGCCAAGTCGCACAATCTGGCAGGGATCCGGCGGGCGGTATCTTGAGAGTCCGCATATGTACAAAATCAATGGCCGCTATTACCTGCTCGCTGCAGAAGGTGGCACCGAGTATGGACATATGGAGACATACGCCCGCAGTCACTCGGTAAATGGCCCTTTTGAAGCTTATCCACTCAATCCGGTGCTGACCAATCGGAATCTAGGTGGTTATGAGCTGCAAGGTGTGGGCCACGCGGATCTGATCGAAGATCGTCAAGGAAACTGGTGGCTGCTGCATCTGGCATTCAGACAGATTGGGCGCTGGCAGACTTATCATCACTTGGGTCGCGAAGTGTTTTTGACTCCGGTCACTTTTGATGAAGAGGGTTGGTTTACGGCAGGTCATGAAGGTACGACTTTGATGACATTTGAAAGTGATCGTCTTCCGGACAGTCTGATCCAAGCGGAACAGAAGCTGTATACCTTTGATAATACTGATTGGAATATTGACTGGTGTTATCTTCGTCACCCTTCGTTCGCCAATTATACATTGGAGCCTAATAGACTTTTATTGCGTGGAAATGAAACTACGCTGAACGAGGCGGGTTCGCCTACTTTCATCGGTATCCGGCAAAAGGATTTTGATGCAGAGATCTCGTGTGACTTGCAAGTTCACGCCGGACAGGCAGGAATCACCCTCTATATGGATGAGCAGCATCATTATGATTTGAGTGTGGATAGAGATGATTCGGGATGCAAGGTCATCCAGCAGCTCACGATTGGCAGTATCCGCTCCATACCGAATGAAGCAGCTTTTGCGCTGGATAATAATCAATCAGTGACACTCATCATCCGGGCAGAACGTGAACGATATAGATTCTTCGCTTGTATAGAGGATCAGGAGATTCCGCTGGGCAGCGCGCAGACGAAGTATCTTTCTTCCGAAGTAGCGGGCGGATTTACAGGTGTGGTTATCGGCTTGTATGCGTCGGGCATAGGCTCAACGGCGACATTTTCCAATTTCCAAATACAATATATATGA
- a CDS encoding sulfite exporter TauE/SafE family protein — MITLQAILIGAGIILVASFVQGLTSFGFALIALPLLSLFMPIQRAVPIIVILSMLICLSVFLSIHRDANIRKIALLIIASVITAPLGTLFLIIISGNTLKIITGILITVFAIFLISGRSIPIANEKVAYISAGAISGVLNGSISVSGPPMALMLSNQGMSKQMFRANLALVGVILNAVTTVTFAYSGLIDQELSVYLLWMLPVMFIGTWIGAKAVRRLNEQKFKKYSLGLIILSGIWTLLTGLGIF; from the coding sequence ATGATTACATTACAGGCTATTTTGATAGGAGCCGGCATTATTCTGGTTGCGAGCTTTGTGCAGGGGCTGACCAGTTTTGGATTTGCATTAATCGCACTGCCGCTGCTTAGTTTGTTTATGCCGATCCAGCGAGCGGTACCGATTATCGTTATTTTGAGTATGTTGATTTGTCTCTCCGTATTCCTGTCGATTCACCGGGATGCCAATATCCGCAAAATTGCTTTGTTGATTATAGCGAGTGTAATTACAGCGCCGCTGGGTACTTTATTTCTGATTATTATAAGTGGGAATACGCTTAAGATCATCACAGGTATACTGATCACCGTGTTTGCCATTTTTCTGATCAGCGGCCGATCTATTCCGATTGCGAATGAAAAAGTGGCTTATATCTCCGCCGGTGCGATTAGCGGTGTGCTGAATGGGAGTATATCGGTCAGCGGCCCGCCCATGGCATTGATGTTATCGAATCAGGGCATGTCGAAGCAGATGTTTCGGGCAAATCTGGCTCTGGTAGGCGTGATCTTGAATGCTGTCACTACCGTCACGTTTGCCTATAGCGGATTGATCGATCAAGAGCTGAGTGTGTATCTTTTGTGGATGCTGCCGGTGATGTTTATCGGGACATGGATCGGAGCCAAAGCGGTACGACGTTTAAATGAACAAAAATTCAAAAAATACTCGCTGGGTCTGATTATACTATCGGGTATCTGGACATTACTCACAGGTCTGGGAATATTCTAA
- a CDS encoding DUF418 domain-containing protein, with protein sequence MLSSIQRTDRSVREYVENVDPSGTESANREPSRGDMVANQPNEEVVDNAAPIKSRSRSTTTVSRRKGAGRLIALDAARGLAVLGMYLQHFGSNLTISSIVAGNTTLLFVLCGGISYSIMAQRMMERGSEPVAFRARMIARAVFVDIIGYLLIMLNTPYGIILPAYAALFVLALLLVRRSTRTIVTTAVLLLFFAPPLMLFGMSIFKGAYLLSDIAGGPISALALAPAFVAGMAIGRIDLTRIQTGVLLTISGIVMLVVGKLLGAFVLPGWSARWEQWLLSVINYNATPPDEYAIWPFNTEIPLWHTLFLTAPHTATTFQTLIGLGMAFVVLGIACLVAQKFAAILIPFAAVGRVALTMYALQFVIVWIFSVLKIDYNMPGLPLHDLIIVLLGLLIGWLFSRMPSGPLENMMRRFDTLFSSAKPVTTPVK encoded by the coding sequence TTGTTAAGCAGTATTCAGCGGACAGACAGGTCCGTCAGAGAATATGTAGAAAACGTTGACCCATCGGGTACAGAATCAGCCAATAGGGAGCCATCCAGAGGAGATATGGTGGCGAATCAACCGAATGAAGAAGTCGTAGATAACGCGGCACCGATAAAATCGCGTTCTCGCAGCACAACCACAGTATCCAGACGAAAAGGGGCTGGACGATTGATCGCTCTGGATGCAGCCCGTGGCCTGGCTGTACTGGGGATGTATTTGCAGCATTTCGGCTCCAATTTGACTATTTCGTCTATTGTAGCAGGTAACACGACACTGCTGTTTGTATTGTGCGGAGGAATATCCTATTCCATCATGGCTCAGCGCATGATGGAAAGAGGATCGGAGCCGGTAGCGTTCCGCGCACGCATGATTGCCCGTGCGGTGTTTGTGGATATCATCGGTTACCTGCTGATTATGCTCAATACCCCGTATGGCATTATATTGCCTGCCTATGCCGCTTTGTTTGTGCTGGCGCTGTTATTGGTTAGGCGCTCGACACGTACCATTGTAACAACTGCCGTACTGTTGCTATTTTTTGCACCGCCATTAATGCTGTTTGGGATGAGCATATTTAAAGGGGCTTATCTATTGAGTGATATTGCCGGCGGCCCTATATCTGCACTTGCTTTGGCTCCTGCTTTTGTAGCGGGTATGGCTATCGGACGTATAGATCTGACTCGTATCCAAACAGGAGTATTGCTAACCATTAGTGGTATTGTGATGCTGGTAGTTGGCAAGCTGCTGGGTGCTTTTGTGCTGCCGGGTTGGAGCGCGCGCTGGGAGCAGTGGTTATTGAGTGTGATTAACTACAATGCTACACCACCGGATGAATATGCAATCTGGCCGTTTAACACCGAAATACCACTCTGGCATACGCTGTTTTTGACAGCACCACATACGGCAACGACTTTTCAGACACTGATTGGACTGGGAATGGCATTTGTTGTATTGGGTATAGCATGTCTGGTAGCACAGAAGTTTGCAGCCATTTTGATTCCGTTTGCCGCTGTAGGACGTGTAGCTTTGACAATGTATGCACTCCAATTTGTTATTGTCTGGATCTTCAGTGTACTGAAAATAGATTACAATATGCCAGGTTTGCCGCTGCATGACTTGATCATTGTACTGCTTGGTCTGCTGATCGGCTGGTTATTTTCCCGGATGCCTTCAGGTCCACTGGAGAATATGATGCGACGCTTTGATACATTGTTCAGCTCGGCAAAGCCGGTAACTACACCTGTAAAGTAA
- a CDS encoding M14 family metallopeptidase has translation MTRKFNIPFYSALTLSISVLIGTAMPYNAMAQSAQSAQTITPMHPHQSAPGKSTAPTLNIQTLKLDKHTASMTQKRTFKAAFRLPQGVDPKKVTWTYGGKPLSEWKKYKNGKYEGAPFITASPVRLVNGQATAAITFDLPYGTENLSEPFLQRPLYKSLMGTFSLSATVNGKVIARTPVKLTPYESYHTYEELKPEIDAITAQAAHQNNRYIHTLSIGKSVEGRDIYMTIVARDKAVVEKYQTITHPAMMNDPAQLQKDIESGAFGDYQVPVWLNNIHPNEAPGVDSIVNYFKTAALAKEITYKTKTSDNQPNTVHMNMDDALNHVFFLLVYTDNPDGRVHLERTNAAYFDLNRDNSYQTQPETRSVTEQIAKWSPISFLDMHGFDKNFLIEPATPPHDPNIEYDLLIDHMVQQAKAMGEAGIANTKYDYYHIPYEEHRKTVENPGYVSKGTSSGWDDASAAYTAVFAMHHGAMGHTLEIPETNEDSTSALYYSAAAATHYVMENKQDLFLNQLKIYERGINNIDSRTVDPYLVNAKNKVIGRPRHGKDNFFPEYYVLPIDKALQKNPLETYRMIKHFLRNGVKVERSIEPVTTGGHTYPAGSFVVNMHQAEHGIANMVLYDGVDVSDYPSVAGEMVQDFPDLRGFSSYAVRDMGAFTGKTSAVTSVFVPAAQIPAHATYTVIRNTNNDAIQVVNHLLASGKKVTMLTSSQSGIEAGDFVAVTDDLKPLVSKYYIDTAAFQGSKPQGKVLKPSVVAALGESAYVLKNLGFKVTDNQQRADVLVNTFDSDKLVAGGKPYIAYGNMGMVNIKDWIPGFSFAGPTWERYEGVFRTDIKQDNPITASYDAQEYLYTLSGSYVTAVPKTAKVLAVISKQPDFYKGGWWPKHDQAKGKILAFTYKDKNKNVTVFANDLTSDAHSQHQFRLLANSVFHAAPGASE, from the coding sequence ATGACCCGAAAATTCAATATCCCGTTTTATTCCGCGCTAACTCTATCTATTAGCGTATTGATCGGCACAGCAATGCCTTATAACGCCATGGCCCAGTCTGCACAGAGCGCACAGACAATTACCCCGATGCATCCGCATCAATCAGCACCCGGTAAATCTACTGCACCAACTTTGAATATTCAGACACTGAAGCTGGACAAGCATACTGCATCCATGACCCAGAAGCGTACTTTCAAAGCAGCGTTCCGTCTCCCTCAGGGTGTTGATCCCAAAAAGGTCACCTGGACCTATGGCGGCAAACCGCTATCTGAATGGAAAAAATACAAAAATGGAAAATATGAAGGAGCTCCTTTTATTACAGCATCACCGGTTCGACTGGTAAATGGACAAGCGACAGCTGCAATTACCTTTGATCTTCCTTACGGTACAGAGAATTTGTCAGAACCTTTTCTTCAAAGACCTCTGTACAAGTCACTTATGGGTACATTCAGCCTATCTGCCACAGTAAATGGCAAAGTTATTGCCCGCACCCCCGTCAAGCTGACTCCTTACGAAAGTTATCATACGTATGAGGAGCTCAAACCGGAGATTGACGCTATCACTGCACAGGCTGCACATCAAAACAACAGGTATATTCACACTCTGTCCATCGGCAAATCCGTAGAAGGCCGGGATATTTATATGACGATTGTAGCCAGGGACAAGGCGGTAGTGGAAAAGTATCAAACGATCACTCATCCAGCAATGATGAATGATCCGGCACAGCTGCAAAAAGATATCGAGTCCGGAGCGTTTGGAGATTATCAGGTTCCTGTCTGGCTTAATAATATCCACCCCAATGAAGCGCCTGGAGTCGATTCGATCGTGAATTATTTTAAAACGGCTGCTCTGGCCAAAGAGATTACTTACAAGACCAAAACATCGGATAATCAGCCGAATACAGTGCATATGAATATGGATGATGCGCTGAATCATGTGTTTTTCCTTCTTGTCTATACGGATAATCCGGATGGCAGAGTGCATCTTGAACGCACCAATGCCGCCTATTTTGATCTGAATAGGGATAATTCTTATCAGACCCAGCCGGAGACACGCAGTGTTACCGAGCAGATTGCCAAATGGTCACCGATATCCTTTCTGGATATGCATGGATTCGACAAGAACTTTCTGATCGAGCCGGCTACACCGCCGCATGATCCGAATATCGAATATGATTTGCTGATCGACCATATGGTGCAGCAGGCCAAAGCCATGGGTGAAGCCGGTATCGCCAATACCAAATATGATTATTACCATATTCCATATGAAGAACACCGGAAAACGGTAGAAAACCCTGGCTATGTATCCAAAGGAACATCGTCTGGCTGGGATGATGCTTCTGCTGCCTATACTGCTGTATTTGCCATGCATCATGGTGCAATGGGACATACTCTGGAGATTCCAGAGACGAATGAAGATTCTACCAGCGCACTCTATTATAGCGCGGCGGCAGCAACTCATTATGTGATGGAAAACAAACAGGATCTTTTCCTCAATCAGCTCAAAATCTATGAACGAGGTATCAACAATATAGACAGCCGCACGGTAGATCCGTATCTCGTAAATGCCAAAAACAAGGTCATTGGTCGTCCGCGTCATGGTAAAGATAACTTTTTCCCGGAATATTATGTGCTGCCGATCGATAAAGCATTGCAAAAGAACCCACTGGAAACCTACCGGATGATCAAGCACTTCCTTCGTAATGGGGTGAAGGTAGAGCGTTCTATCGAACCGGTAACGACAGGAGGTCACACTTATCCGGCAGGATCATTCGTCGTGAATATGCATCAGGCAGAACATGGTATCGCGAATATGGTTCTATATGATGGAGTGGATGTATCCGATTATCCTTCTGTAGCTGGCGAGATGGTACAGGACTTTCCGGATCTGCGCGGATTCAGCAGCTACGCTGTCCGGGATATGGGAGCTTTTACAGGTAAAACATCGGCTGTAACTTCGGTATTCGTACCCGCTGCGCAAATACCTGCTCATGCTACCTATACTGTTATCCGGAATACCAATAATGATGCGATACAAGTAGTGAATCATCTGCTTGCTTCTGGTAAAAAGGTAACCATGCTAACCAGCAGCCAGTCAGGGATAGAAGCCGGTGACTTTGTAGCAGTCACCGATGATCTGAAGCCGCTTGTGTCCAAATACTATATTGATACAGCTGCATTCCAAGGTAGCAAGCCACAGGGCAAGGTGCTCAAGCCCTCTGTCGTAGCCGCTCTTGGCGAGTCTGCTTATGTACTCAAAAATCTCGGATTCAAAGTAACCGACAATCAGCAGCGTGCCGATGTACTGGTTAATACCTTTGATTCGGATAAGCTTGTAGCTGGCGGTAAGCCGTATATCGCCTATGGCAACATGGGCATGGTGAATATAAAGGACTGGATTCCCGGATTTTCCTTTGCCGGTCCGACATGGGAGCGATACGAGGGCGTATTCCGGACCGATATCAAGCAGGACAATCCGATTACTGCATCCTATGATGCTCAGGAATACTTGTACACCTTGTCCGGTTCCTATGTCACCGCCGTACCGAAAACAGCCAAAGTACTTGCAGTGATCAGCAAACAGCCTGACTTTTACAAAGGAGGCTGGTGGCCTAAGCATGATCAAGCCAAAGGCAAAATTCTTGCTTTTACCTATAAGGATAAAAATAAAAATGTAACTGTATTTGCCAATGATCTGACAAGTGACGCACATTCACAGCATCAGTTCCGCCTATTGGCCAACTCTGTATTTCATGCTGCCCCTGGTGCATCCGAATAA
- a CDS encoding LCP family protein — MEQKKKKNRRRTFIALILIIIAASILYYFFSIYQGLDGLNKGVNHSPLTTISAAQEAPVKAPEWLGTEPVNILLMGVDARGIQKGEVPRSDSMMVISMDPVRKHIHVFSILRDTYTDIPGYDKNRINTAITHGPDTAMKAASELLGIPVQFYVYTDFQGFIKLVDAVGGVDFYVEKNMHYESAADHHEYDINLKQGNQHFDGKTALQYVRFRHDALSDYSRTERQRQFTKALADKLKTTTSIMKLPSILDQISPYIDTNLTVSDMWNLASVGYQSTMKGSEQIPPMKLLKETYVGRAAVLDISNRQALKQFVQDTITSDKPDTDKDTKNPNKSEQPL, encoded by the coding sequence ATGGAACAGAAAAAGAAGAAAAATAGAAGGCGGACATTTATCGCCCTGATCCTGATTATTATAGCAGCCAGTATCCTTTATTATTTCTTTTCAATTTATCAGGGACTGGATGGACTGAACAAAGGGGTAAATCATTCCCCGTTGACCACAATCAGTGCCGCTCAAGAAGCACCTGTCAAAGCACCCGAGTGGCTCGGTACCGAACCGGTCAATATCCTGCTGATGGGCGTGGATGCACGAGGAATTCAGAAAGGCGAAGTTCCCCGCTCCGACAGCATGATGGTCATTTCGATGGATCCGGTCAGGAAGCATATTCATGTATTCTCTATCCTGCGGGATACGTATACCGATATTCCGGGATATGACAAAAACCGGATCAATACTGCAATCACCCATGGTCCTGATACAGCCATGAAGGCAGCCAGTGAACTGCTTGGCATCCCTGTACAGTTTTATGTGTATACGGATTTTCAGGGATTCATCAAGCTGGTGGATGCCGTAGGCGGAGTAGACTTTTATGTGGAAAAAAATATGCACTATGAAAGTGCAGCCGATCATCACGAATATGATATTAATCTCAAGCAGGGCAATCAGCACTTTGACGGCAAAACGGCGCTTCAGTATGTCCGATTCCGTCATGATGCGCTATCCGATTACTCCCGGACAGAGCGTCAACGCCAATTTACCAAGGCACTGGCAGACAAATTGAAAACAACGACTTCGATTATGAAGCTGCCTTCGATCCTGGATCAGATAAGCCCCTATATCGATACCAATCTAACCGTATCGGATATGTGGAATCTGGCTTCTGTCGGATATCAGAGCACCATGAAGGGAAGCGAACAGATTCCACCGATGAAGCTGCTAAAAGAAACCTATGTTGGCCGGGCAGCTGTACTCGATATATCGAATCGCCAGGCACTCAAGCAATTTGTACAGGACACCATTACATCGGACAAGCCGGATACTGACAAAGATACCAAGAACCCCAACAAATCGGAACAACCGCTGTAA